Proteins encoded within one genomic window of Scheffersomyces stipitis CBS 6054 chromosome 3, complete sequence:
- a CDS encoding predicted protein, with amino-acid sequence MDSTSTTVSIGKFPFDYTEEQVLEIARSVGPVLDLKLLFDELTGKSKGYAIINFGDNETAASAVRNLNYMTLPNGRFLRCTFINDYDISNQERLPPLPLGVQIHPNENSQQVISNILSSIDSNSALRILKEAKTMSTENPKLTKLLLERFPQLAHALVELSLISNITNGDLIEMTLNKKGLPLNELSLDHITLLRSVHNLTDKDIATLDESKKDIINQIRKEIDKGSYGEVLQE; translated from the coding sequence ATGGACTCTACAAGTACAACTGTATCAATAGGGAAGTTCCCCTTTGACTATACTGAAGAACAGGTACTAGAAATAGCCAGATCTGTAGGGccagttcttgatttgaagCTTCTTTTTGACGAATTGACTGGCAAATCTAAAGGTTATGCCATTATTAACTTTGGAGACAACGAAACGGCGGCTTCAGCAGTGAGAAACTTAAACTACATGACTTTGCCCAATGGCAGATTCTTGAGATGCACTTTCATCAACGACTACGACATTTCAAACCAGGAAAGATTGCCTCCTTTACCTTTGGGGGTGCAGATCCACCCCAATGAGAACCTGCAGCAGGTGATATCAAACATCTTGTCGAGTATCGACTCGAATTCAGCCCTCCGTATTCTAAAAGAAGCCAAGACTATGAGTACAGAGAATCCGaaattgaccaagttgCTTTTAGAAAGATTCCCGCAGTTGGCGCACGCTTTAGTGGAACTCAGTTTGATCTCTAACATTACTAATGGGGATCTAATCGAGATGACTCTCAACAAGAAAGGGTTGCCTTTGAACGAATTGTCATTGGACCATATAACGTTGCTTCGGAGTGTTCATAACCTCACTGATAAAGATATTGCAACTTTAGATGAGAGCAAGAAAGACATCATCAACCAGATACGGAAGGAAATAGACAAGGGATCCTACGGCGAGGTGTTGCAAGAATAA
- a CDS encoding predicted protein, whose product MTVKKTREEIMADFENEQLRIEAMELHIDGHDDKPLVYHREMEDMPQRLHFILPENCVYSVTIKYKVKKQPLRNLTYKQMVKKAGIVVNSRKLHMGDEAHVNIDQDDHTHEVTFPPDNVPGGTFFRGKHPAVSTVYADGKEVWKTKWYIEIVKEGSLPEIGGY is encoded by the coding sequence ATGACTGTCAAGAAAACGAGAGAAGAGATTATGGCTGACTTCGAGAACGAGCAGCTTCGTATCGAAGCCATGGAGCTCCACATCGACGGCCATGACGACAAGCCTCTTGTTTATCACCGCGAGATGGAAGACATGCCCCAGAGACTTCACTTTATTCTTCCTGAAAACTGTGTCTACAGTGTTACTATAAAGTACAAGGTCAAGAAACAGCCTTTGAGAAATCTCACCTACAAGCAGATGGTGAAGAAGGCTGGAATCGTTGTCAACCTGAGGAAACTCCATATGGGAGACGAAGCACATGTCAACATTGACCAAGACGACCATACTCACGAGGTTACGTTCCCTCCTGACAATGTTCCTGGAGGTACTTTCTTCAGAGGTAAGCACCCGGCTGTGAGCACAGTATATGCTGACGGAAAAGAAGTGTGGAAGACTAAATGGTACATTGAGATTGTTAAGGAAGGAAGTCTTCCCGAGATCGGTGGGTACTAA
- a CDS encoding transcription elongation factor S-IIMeiotic DNA recombination factor (STP-alpha) (go_function DNA binding; transcription factor activity~go_process RNA elongation; regulation of transcription, DNA-dependent; transcription), producing MDTKEIKSTVSNLDKASDDATILKLLNILNDGVKPSEKLLRETKVGVAVNKYRSHSNSDINSLVKKMIRTWKESVQNEKNSKKKTASPVSNGNAASSVKEEVKSEAGSTNSKFHQGPRNPKTDGVNTTLYDNSTRNASVSALYTALAIERDDRSSHILSVAREIESEVFKSEYSNVNDNYRNKLRTFTMNLRNKKNPELRERLLSGGIKPAEFIKMSPNEMAPEALKKEIEKLHKKNLFDAQGATEKRAVTDRFTCGKCKHKKVSYYQMQTRSADEPLTTFCTCENCGNRWKFS from the coding sequence ATGGACACtaaagaaatcaagtcGACAGTGCTGAATCTCGACAAAGCTTCAGACGATGCCACCATTTTGAAGCTcttgaacatcttgaaTGATGGAGTCAAGCcctctgaaaaattgttgAGGGAAACAAAGGTTGGTGTCGCTGTTAACAAGTACAGATCCCACAGCAACAGCGACATCAACTCGTTggtcaagaagatgatcCGCACATGGAAGGAATCTGTCCAGAATGAGAAAAACAGCAAAAAGAAGACGGCCTCGCCTGTTTCAAATGGAAATGCTGCAAGTTCagtcaaggaagaagtgaaaagtgAGGCCGGTTCTACCAATAGCAAGTTCCACCAGGGACCCAGGAACCCCAAGACTGATGGAGTAAACACAACTTTGTATGATAACAGTACCAGAAATGCATCTGTCAGCGCACTTTATACTGCTTTGGCTATTGAACGTGATGATCGTCTGTCGCATATCTTGAGCGTGGCCAGAGAAATAGAGAGTGAAGTGTTCAAGTCCGAGTATCTGAATGTCAACGACAACTACAGaaacaagttgagaacTTTTACCATGAATCTACGCAACAAAAAGAACCCGGAGTTGAGGGAAAGATTGTTGTCTGGAGGAATCAAACCAGCAGAGTTCATCAAGATGTCTCCTAACGAAATGGCTCCAGAggctttgaagaaggagattgaaaaattgcacaagaagaacttgtttgATGCCCAAGGTGCCACCGAAAAGAGAGCTGTTACGGACAGATTCACCTGTGGCAAGTGTAAGCACAAGAAAGTGTCGTACTACCAGATGCAAACTAGGTCAGCAGATGAACCTTTGACTACGTTCTGTACCTGTGAGAACTGTGGAAATAGGTGGAAGTTCTCATAG